A genomic region of bacterium contains the following coding sequences:
- a CDS encoding response regulator transcription factor yields MKCDKKKVLVIDDNPDIGDLVERALEGPEFEVFKATGGQEGIHMAQEQKVDIILLDIMMPELDGFTVSSYLKKKPATEKIPIIFLTARATGSGRMIASKAGAVDYIMKPFSPRELLKRITRIVNNM; encoded by the coding sequence ATGAAATGTGACAAGAAAAAAGTACTCGTCATCGATGACAACCCGGATATCGGCGATCTTGTGGAACGAGCGCTTGAAGGTCCGGAATTTGAGGTTTTCAAGGCGACGGGCGGGCAAGAAGGAATACATATGGCACAGGAACAGAAAGTGGATATAATACTGCTGGATATAATGATGCCGGAACTTGACGGTTTCACCGTAAGCAGTTATCTTAAAAAAAAACCCGCAACAGAGAAAATTCCGATTATATTTTTAACAGCCCGGGCAACGGGCAGCGGTCGTATGATAGCCAGTAAAGCCGGTGCTGTTGACTATATCATGAAACCTTTCAGCCCGAGAGAACTGCTGAAGAGAATAACGAGAATTGTAAATAACATGTAA